In Embleya scabrispora, the DNA window CAAGGAGGTCCCGCTGCAGACGGGCCAGGCGGTCGTGGTGGCCAAGGCCGAGCAGCGGCAGCCGGGAGCGGAGGCGGACCCGGCGTCGGGCCGCGAGCCGGTACGGATCGACAAGGTCGAGGCGCGCACGCCGTAGCCGGCCACACGCACCACGAGGGCGGCCCCGATGGGGACCGCCCTCATGGTGCGTGTGGGGCCGGGCTCAGTACTGGTAGAAGCCGCGGCCGGTCTTCTTGCCGAGCAGCCCGGCGTCGACCATGCGCAGCAGCAGCGGCGGCGAGCTGTACAGCTGCTCCTTGAACTCGTCGTAGAGGCTGTCCGCGACCGCCTTGATCGTGTCCAGGCCGATCAGGTCGGTCAGCCGCAGCGGGCCCATCGGGTGCGCGCAGCCGAGCACCATGCCGTTGTCGATGTCCTCGGCCGAGGCGAAGCCGGACTCGAACATCCGGATCGCGGAGAGCAGGTACGGCACCAGCAGCGAGTTGACCACGAAGCCGGCGCGGTCCTGCGAGCGGATCACCGTCTTGCCCAGCACCTCGGACGCGAACGCCTCGGCGCGCGCCGCCGTGCTCTCGTCGGTGAGCAGCGAGGGCACCAGCTCGACCAGTTTCTGCACCGGCACGGGGTTGAAGAAGTGGATCCCGACGACCTGCTGCGGCCGGGACGTGGCCATGCCCAGCTTCATGATCGGGATCGAGGACGTGTTGGACGCCAGGATCGCGTCCTCGCGCGTGACGACCTTGTCCAGGGTGGCGAAGATCTGCGTCTTGACCTCCTCGATCTCGGCCACCGCCTCGATCACCAGGTCACGATCGGCGAACTCGCCCAGGTCGGTGGTGTACGTGACCCGCGCCAGCGCCGCGTCGCGATCGGCCTCGGCGAGCTTGCCCGCCTTCACCCCACGATCGATCGACTTGGTCACCCGGGTCCGACCGGCCTCGGCCGCCGCCGCGTTGGTCTCCGCCACCAGCACATCGAGCCCGGCCTTCGCGCAGACCTCGACGATCCCGGACCCCATTAGCCCGGCCCCTACCACCCCTACGCGCCGTACATCGCTCACCGCGTACTCCTCGCTCCACTACTCGCTACCGTGTTCGCCTCCTCGCATCCTCTCAGGTGCGGGTCAGCGGGCGTCGATGCGCTGGACGGGTTGCCCGGTGAGCTTGGCGATGACCTCGAAGTCGCGGTCGGCGTGGAGAAGGACGAGGTTGTGCCGAGTTGCCGGAGAAACTCCAGGCGAACCGGCTCGCACAGGCCGACGCGCCCGGCCTCGAACGGCTCGTCCCACGCTTCGCTGGTTTACCTGCGGTAGAACCGGACGAGTGCAGACGTGTCCACGAGGTACGAATCCTGGGTCATCGAGGGTTCTCCAGCGGCTCGTACTCATCGGGAAATCCGAAGATCGAGAAGTCCAAGGCGCCTTCGTCGACCAACTTCCTCATGCCCTCGATAGCCGCCTTACGGCGCCGGACGTCTTCGGTGAGGAGTCGCAGGGCCTCGTTGACGGTGTCACTCTTTGTTGCGGTTCCCAGTATCTGTGCGGCGACTGCCAAGTTTTCACTGTCGAGGTCGGTCACGGTCTCGGACATGGCAGTTCCTCACGGCGGATCCGTCACTCGAAAAGAGCATATCTCCGTCTGCCGCCATTGAGCCGAAGGGCGCAACGGCCCATGTATGGCCTCTGACCAGCGCAAGGTTGCCAAACAGAGTCGCCCGGATTCACTCGAAAAGGCGATCTTCTCGGCTGTTCTCAGTGGGGCGCCACGTCCATGTCCGGTAGGGGGTACGGGAACTTCGCGCTTACCGCGCCGTCGACGGTGAGGACCTGGCCGCTGAGGTAGCGGGACAGGTCGGTGGTGAGGAACAGGAGGGGGCCGGCTATGTCGGCGGGGAGGGCCACGTCGTTCAGGGGGGCGTTGGCGGAGTTGGCCTTGCGGCCCGGTTCGCCGAGGTAGGCGGAGACCCTTGGGGTCCAGACGACGCCGGGGGCGACCGCGTTGACGCGGATGCCCCGGGGGCCCAGTTCGACGGCGGCGGAGCGGACCAGGGAGATCAGGCCGGCCTTGGCGGCGCCGTAGGCCGCGTGCATGGGGGCGCCGGTGAGGCCGGACACCGAGGCGACGAAGGTGATCGCGCCGCCGCCGTGCGCGGCCAGGTGCGCGCCGCCCAGTTGCAGGGCGAGCAGGGCGTGGCGCAGCACCACGTCCTGGTGCCAGGTCCAGTCCTCGTCGGTGATCGAGAGCAGGTCGGCGTAGCGGCTCATGCCGATGATGTCGACGATCGCGTGTGCCCGGCCCAGGCGCGCCTCGACGTCGGCCCACATGCGCGTGGCGTCGGCGCGGGAGGTCGCGTCGCCGGACCAGGCGATGCCGTCGACCTCCTCGGCGATGTCGGCGGCCAGGTCCGGATCGCGGTCCACGGCGAACACCCGGGCGCCGCACTGGGCGAGGGCGTGCGCGGTCTGCCGGCCGATGCCCTGGCCCGCCCCCAGCAGCACGACGCCGCGCCCGTCGAGGCGGAATCGGGCCGGGTAGTCGGGGACCTCGGAGTCGTCGGTTCGGGTCATGGCGCCGACGCTAGGCAGGACCTGACGCAGTGTCAATCATCGCTCCGGGCCTGGGTGGTGCCGGAACTGACGGTCTGTCAATCGAGCCCCGGGCGTGGCAGTGTACAAATGGTTGACCCAGGCAATCAAAAGGGGAGTGCGGTATGGGCGAGCACATGGGCCACGGCGTCAAGCAGCGGGACCGGGTCCGGATGACGGACGAGGAGGTCGCCGCGTTCCTGGCCGGGCGGCACTCGATGACGATGTCCACGCTCAACGCCGACGGCAGCATCCACTCGATCGGCATGTGGTACGGCTTCCTGGAGGGCGACGTCGCCCTGGAGAGCAAGGCCCGTGCGCAGAAGGTGCTGAACGTGCGGCGCAATCCGACCATCACCTGCCTGGTCGAGGCCGGCGAGTACTACGAGGAACTGCGCGGGGTGTCCATCGTCGGCAAGGCCGAGGTGGTCGAGGAGCCGGAGCGGATCTGGGAGTTGGGGGTGAGCGTGTTCAGCCGCTACGCGGCGCCGTACACCGAGGAGTTGCGCCCGGCCGTGGAGATGATGCTGAACAAGCGCGTGGTGATCAAGGTCGTCCCGGACCGGATCGTCTCCTGGGACCACCGCAAGCTGGGTCTGCCGTCCACTCGCCCGAACTGAACCCGGCGCGCCCGCGCCCGACCGCCACAAGCCGCCTGCCGCCCGGCCGCGCGGATCTGGCGACCCAGGATCCAGTCAGGTAGCCTGTCCGCTTACTTGATCGAGACAAGTATTGGTGAGGGAGTACACAGTGCCGATCGGATTCGCCACCGAGCATCGGGCGTTCGCGGAATCGGTAGCCGGTTTCGTCGCTCGCCACGCCTCGATCGAGAGCACCCGCCGCGCCGCCGAGCAGCTGTCCGCCGGCGCGCCGCCGGACTGCTGGGCCGCGCTGGTCGCCCAGGGCCTGACCGCCGTGCACCTGCCCGAGGAGTACGGCGGCGCGGGCGCCGGGCTGCTCGAACTGGCCGTCGCCGTCGAGGAGACCGGCCGCGGCCTGCTGCCCGGCCCGTACCTGCCCAGCGTGCTGACCAGCGCCGTACTGGCCCGCCACGCCGGCCCCGAACCGGCCAAGGCGCTGCTGCCGGCATTCGCCGAGGGCGCCACCGGCGCGGTCGCCGTCGTACCGGACCTGACCGCGCGCGCCACCCCGGGCGGCTGGCAGATCCACGGCGTCGTCGAGCCGGTCCCCGGTGCCGTGGGCGCGACCTACCTGCTGCTCGGCGCCCGGACCGACGCCGACCCGACCCGGGCCGAGGAGATCTGGTTCGTGGTCGAGCCCGGCGCGGCCGTCGAGGTCACCGCGCTCGGCCCGCTCGACCTGGCCCGGGGCGTGGCCCGGGTGCGTACGAACGGCCTGGAGATCCCCGCGTCCGGGGTCCTTCCCGGTGTCACCACCGCCCGGGTGCGCGAACTCGCCGCCGTCCTGGCCGCCGCCGAGGCCGTCGGGGTGGCCCGCTGGTGCTTCGAGACCGCGCTGGCCTATGTCAAGGTCCGCGAGCAGTTCGGCGTCGCGGTCGGCTCGTTCCAGGCCGTCAAGCACAAGGCTGCCACCCTGTTCACCCGGCTCGAACTCGCGGGCGCCGCCGCCTGGGACGCGGCCCGGGCCGCCGACGACGACGCCCCCGACGCCGGGGAACAACTGGCCCTGGCCGCCGCCGAGGCCGCCGTGCTCTGCCTGCCCCTGGCCCGTGAGGTGGCGCTCGACTGCATCACCATGCTCGGCGGCATCGGCTTCACCTGGGAGCACGACATCCATCTGTACTGGCGCCGGGCGATCTTCCTCGGCCAGTGGCTCGGCCCGGCGGGGGAGTGGACCGCACGGCTCGGTCGCGCCGCGCTCGCGGGCGGCCCCACCCGGCGCTTCGACCTCGAACTCGACGAGGACGACACGGGCGCCTTCCGGGCCGAGGTGGCGGCGAACCTGGCGGCGGCGAACGTGCTGCCCGAACCCGCCCGCCGACAGCGCCTCGCCGAACTCGGCTATGTCTCGCCGCACTACCCCAGGCCGTACGGGATCGCCGCCGACCCGGCCCAACAGGTGGTCATCCAGCAGGAGTTCGCCCGGATCGGGCTGACGCCGCCGAGCACGGTCATCGGCGAGTTCGCGCTGCCCACGATCATGGCGCACGGCACCGAGGCGCAGCGCGACGCGTACGTGCCGGCCACCCTGCGCGGCGACATCGTCTGGTGCCAACTGTTCAGCGAACCGGGCGCCGGCTCCGACCTCGCGGCGCTGGCCACGCGCGCCACCAAGGTCGAGGGCGGCTGGCGGCTCAACGGCCAGAAGGTGTGGAACTCCAAGGCGCACGAGGCACACTTCGGGATTTGTCTGGCCCGGACCGACCCGGACGCGGCCAAGCACAAGGGCATCACGTACTTCGTGGTGGACATGGCCACGCCCGGCATCGACGTGCGGCCGCTCAAGCAGGCCAACGGCCGGTCCGAGTTCAACGAGGTCTACCTGGACGACGTGTTCGTCCCCGACGACGCGGTGGTCGGCGAGGTGAACGGGGGCTGGCGGATCGCCCGCACGACGCTGGCCAACGAGCGGGTGATGATCGCCGGGGGGCCGGGCATGCAGGCGTTCGGCAAGCTGGTCGCCGACCTCGCGGGAGATGCTCCCGCCGCCGTCGACGACCCCGCGCCGCTCGCCCGGCTCGGCGCCTTCGCGGCGGAGAACTTCGCGCTGCGCGCCCTCACCCTGCGCTCGACCCTGCAGCGCCTGTCCGGGCTCGACCCGGGCGCCGCCTCCAGCGTGCTCAAGCTCGCGGTCACCGAGCACCAGCGGGCCGTGGTCACCGCGCGCCTGGAGCGGTTCGGCCCCGGCGGCACACACCTCGACGGCCCCGCCGGCGAACCGCTCACCGAGTACCTCTCGCTGCCCGCGGTCCTGCTCGGCGGCGGCACCCGGGAGATCCAGCTCAACGTCGTCGCCGAACGCATCCTGGGCCTGCCCCGGGGGTGAACCCGGCGACCGCCCGGGGTCCTCGACCCCGCGTCCCGCGACCGACAGACAGCGTCCACGGCCGGCAAGGTCCACGGCCACCAGGTCCACGGCTATCAGGGAGACCACGTGCACATCGCCTACACACCCGAGCAGGAGGACCTGCGACGGGAACTGCGCGAATACTTCGCGCGGATCATGACGCCCGAGATCCGGGCCGAGCAGGCCGCGGGCGAGACCAGCCTGATGGGCAAGGACGGCGCGTACTGCCGCGTCGTCAAGCGCATGGGCGAGGACGGCTGGCTGGGCATCGGCTGGCCCAAGGAGTACGGCGGCCAGGACCGCACCATGCTGGAACAGCTGATCTTCACCGACGAGGCCACCCTGGCCGGCGCCGCGGTGCCGTTCCTGACCATCAACACGGTCGGCCCGACCCTGATGGAGTACGGCACGCAGGAGCAGCGCGACTTCTTCCTGCCGAAGATCCTCGCCGGCGACATGCACTTCTCGATCGGCTACTCCGAGCCGGGCGCGGGCACCGACCTCGCCGCGCTGACCACCAAGGCGGTCCGCGACGGCGACGACTGGATCATCAACGGGCAGAAGATGTGGACCTCGCTGATCCACGTCGCCGACTACGTGTGGCTGGCCGCGCGTACCGACCCCGACGCGCCCCGGCACAAGGGGCTGACCATGTTCCTGGTGCCCACGAACGCCGAGGGCTTCTCCTGGACCCCGATCAAGACCATGGGCGGCCAGACCACCTCGCAGACCTTCTACGAGAACGTCCGGGTACCCGCGTCGGCGATGGTCGGCGAGCTCAACGGCGGCTGGAAGCTGATCACCGGGCAGCTCAACCGCGAGCGGGTGGCGCTGTGTTCGGCCGCGGGTATCCAACTCGCGCTGCACGAGACCCGGCGCTGGGCCGAGCGGGCGGTGTTGCCGGACGGCTCGCGCGTGATCGACCGGGAGCACGTCCAGGCCAACCTCGGCCGGGTGCACGCCAAGGTGGAGTTCCTCAAGCTGGTCAACTGGAAGATCGCCTGGGCGGTCGACCACGGCGCCAAGGTCGGCCCGGCCGATGCCTCGGCGACCAAGATCTTCGGTACCGAATTCGCCACCGAGGCCTACCGGTTGCTGATGGAGTGCCTGGGCGAGGACGCCTACCTCCAGCAGGACTCGCCGGGCGCGGTGTTGCGCGGCCGGCTGGAGAAGATGCACCGCACGGCGCTCATCCTCACCTTCGGTGGCGGCACCAACGAGGTACAGCGCGACATGATCGCGATGCTGGGCCTCGGGCTGCCCCGGCCGCCGCGCTGACCCGCCGTCACCACGCTGACAAGGACAGGTGAAATGGACTTCGGTTACACGGAAGAACAGCAGGACCTGGTGGGCCTGGCGGGGCGGATCCTCGGCGAGCGGGTCACCCACGAGGCGCTGACCGCGCTGGACCGGCGGGTCGAGCAGGACGGCGCGCCGCGCTTGGACCGCGAATTGTGGGCGGAGCTGGCCAAGGCCAACCTGCTCGGGATCGGCCTGCCGGAGGAGTTCGGCGGCTCCGGCTACGGCGTGTTCGAGCAGTGTCTGATCCTGGAACAGATCGGCCGCACGCTCGCACCGGTGCCGTTCGGGCCCTCGATCGCGGTCGCCGCGGCGCTGCTGAGCCGGCTGGGCACCGACGAGCAGAAGACGGCCTGGCTGCCGGGGGCGGTGGACGGCTCGCGGATCCTGACCTACGCGCTCGCCGAGCCGTACGGCCGGGACGGCGCCGCGCCCGCGACGAAGGCGGTGTGCACGGACGGGGTCTGGCACCTCGACGGGGTCAAGACCGGAGTGCCGGCGGCGACCGTCGCCGACCTGATCCTGGTGTCCGCGGACCTCGGCGAGGGCCACGCGGGTGTGTTCCTGGTCGACCCGAAGGCGCCCGGCGTGCGGATCGAGGCCCAGCTGACCACGGCCAAGGAGATCGCGGGCCTGGTCACCCTGGAGCGGGCCTCGGGCACCGCGCTCGGTGGTCCCGACGCGGCGGTGAACCTGCGCGAGCTGGCCACTCTGGCGCTGTGCGCGACCCAGCTCGGGGTGACCGAGAAGGCGATGCGCGAGACCGCGAAGTACGCGAGCGAGCGGGTGCAGTTCAAGCGGCCGATCGGCTCGTTCCAGGCGGTGGGGCACCGGCTGGCCGACGCGTACATCGACGTCGAGGCGATCCGGCTGACCACCTGGCAGGCGGCCTGGCGGGTGGCCGAGGGCCTGGACCCGGCCGAGGCGATCGCGACCGCGAAGTTCTGGGCGGCCGACGGCGGCCACCGCGTCGCGCACGCCGCCGTGCATGTGCACGGCGGGATGGGCGTGGCCGAGGAACACTTCGTGCACCGCTACTTCAACCACGCCAAGCAGCTCGAACTCTCCCTCGGCGGCGCCACCGAGCAGGCGCTGCGGATCGGCGCCGGCTTCGCGGCCACGCCGGCGGGGGAGTTCGCCTGACCGGCTCGCCCGAGCCCACCCCAGGTGCGGCCCCGCCGGCGCCGCATCCCGTGATCCCCGGATTTTCTGGAGACGAACAGACATGAGCGAACCGCACGCCCTGGTCGAGCGGGACGGCCCCGTCCTGGTCATCACGATGAACCGCCCCGAGGCCCGCAACGCGGTCACCGGCGAGATGGTCGAGATCCTGGAGGCCGCCTGGGACGAGGTGAACGACAACCCCGAGATCCGGGTGGCCATCCTCACCGGAGCCGGCGGCGCGTTCTGCGCCGGCGCCGACCTGAAGGCGATGAGCCGGCGCGCGCCCGGCGACGCGTTCAAGGGCGGCGAGGGCAGGCCGGCCATGGACATGTCCGTGATGAAGTGGTGTCTCAAGGGCTTCACCCTCACCAAGCCGTTGATCGCCGCCATCGAGGGCCCGGCCATCGCGGGCGGCACCGAGATCCTTCAGGCCACCGACATCCGGGTGGCCGGCGAGTCGGCCCGCTTCGGGGTTTCCGAGGTGCGCTGGGGTCTGTTCCCGCTCGGCGGGTCCGCCGTGCGCCTGCGCCGGCAGATTCCGTACACTGTCGCCGCCGACCTGCTGTTGACGGGCCGCCACATCAAGGCGCCCGAAGCCAAGGAGCTCGGTCTGATCGGGCATGTCGTACCCGACGGCGGCGCGTTGGGGAAGGCGAAGGAGATCGCCCACCAGATCGCCGCCAACGGTCCGCTCGCGGTTCAGGCGGTCCTGCGCGTTCTGCGTGAAACCGACCAGTTGACCGAGGAAGATGCGTTCAAGCTGGAATCGCAGATCGGAATGCGGGTATTCATGAGCGACGACGCCAAGATCGGTCCGCGAGCCTTCGCGGAGAAGAAGACCCCGGAGTTCAAGGGCACCTGATGTGCCATCGGAAAACTTCGGCATGAAACGGGCCCGCCGGGTCAGGGACGGCAATCCCCCGGCGGGTCCTCATCATCTCGACGCGTGTGCGCTCACGCGGGTTGCGTCGATCGACCGAAAAATTTCGGCGATGTCGCGGCCGGGCGCCGGGAGCGCACCTCGCGGGCCGATTCGATCGCGGTCAGCAGAGCCAGCACGACCCAGAGCGCGATCATCAGGCCGCCGTTGCCCAGCGACGTGCACGACCAACCGGTCAGCGCCGCGAACAGCCAGAACGCGGCGACGTACACGGCAGGGGCGTCGCGTCGCCGCAGGAACGCGACCAGGAAGACCAGGGCGAGCAGCGCGAACGGCACGATAGCGGTGAACTCCTCGCCGGTCGGGTCGGTCGCGCTCCAATGGTCGGAGTCGCCGTAGGCGGAGAACGGCTGCCGTCGGTAGCTTCGGCGGTAGGCCGGCGCGAACAGGGCGGCGGCCAACACCGCGAGCGGCCCCCACACCAGCACCACCGCCAGCCGC includes these proteins:
- a CDS encoding 3-hydroxybutyryl-CoA dehydrogenase, producing MSDVRRVGVVGAGLMGSGIVEVCAKAGLDVLVAETNAAAAEAGRTRVTKSIDRGVKAGKLAEADRDAALARVTYTTDLGEFADRDLVIEAVAEIEEVKTQIFATLDKVVTREDAILASNTSSIPIMKLGMATSRPQQVVGIHFFNPVPVQKLVELVPSLLTDESTAARAEAFASEVLGKTVIRSQDRAGFVVNSLLVPYLLSAIRMFESGFASAEDIDNGMVLGCAHPMGPLRLTDLIGLDTIKAVADSLYDEFKEQLYSSPPLLLRMVDAGLLGKKTGRGFYQY
- a CDS encoding acyl-CoA dehydrogenase family protein, with amino-acid sequence MHIAYTPEQEDLRRELREYFARIMTPEIRAEQAAGETSLMGKDGAYCRVVKRMGEDGWLGIGWPKEYGGQDRTMLEQLIFTDEATLAGAAVPFLTINTVGPTLMEYGTQEQRDFFLPKILAGDMHFSIGYSEPGAGTDLAALTTKAVRDGDDWIINGQKMWTSLIHVADYVWLAARTDPDAPRHKGLTMFLVPTNAEGFSWTPIKTMGGQTTSQTFYENVRVPASAMVGELNGGWKLITGQLNRERVALCSAAGIQLALHETRRWAERAVLPDGSRVIDREHVQANLGRVHAKVEFLKLVNWKIAWAVDHGAKVGPADASATKIFGTEFATEAYRLLMECLGEDAYLQQDSPGAVLRGRLEKMHRTALILTFGGGTNEVQRDMIAMLGLGLPRPPR
- a CDS encoding acyl-CoA dehydrogenase, producing MPIGFATEHRAFAESVAGFVARHASIESTRRAAEQLSAGAPPDCWAALVAQGLTAVHLPEEYGGAGAGLLELAVAVEETGRGLLPGPYLPSVLTSAVLARHAGPEPAKALLPAFAEGATGAVAVVPDLTARATPGGWQIHGVVEPVPGAVGATYLLLGARTDADPTRAEEIWFVVEPGAAVEVTALGPLDLARGVARVRTNGLEIPASGVLPGVTTARVRELAAVLAAAEAVGVARWCFETALAYVKVREQFGVAVGSFQAVKHKAATLFTRLELAGAAAWDAARAADDDAPDAGEQLALAAAEAAVLCLPLAREVALDCITMLGGIGFTWEHDIHLYWRRAIFLGQWLGPAGEWTARLGRAALAGGPTRRFDLELDEDDTGAFRAEVAANLAAANVLPEPARRQRLAELGYVSPHYPRPYGIAADPAQQVVIQQEFARIGLTPPSTVIGEFALPTIMAHGTEAQRDAYVPATLRGDIVWCQLFSEPGAGSDLAALATRATKVEGGWRLNGQKVWNSKAHEAHFGICLARTDPDAAKHKGITYFVVDMATPGIDVRPLKQANGRSEFNEVYLDDVFVPDDAVVGEVNGGWRIARTTLANERVMIAGGPGMQAFGKLVADLAGDAPAAVDDPAPLARLGAFAAENFALRALTLRSTLQRLSGLDPGAASSVLKLAVTEHQRAVVTARLERFGPGGTHLDGPAGEPLTEYLSLPAVLLGGGTREIQLNVVAERILGLPRG
- a CDS encoding pyridoxamine 5'-phosphate oxidase family protein codes for the protein MGEHMGHGVKQRDRVRMTDEEVAAFLAGRHSMTMSTLNADGSIHSIGMWYGFLEGDVALESKARAQKVLNVRRNPTITCLVEAGEYYEELRGVSIVGKAEVVEEPERIWELGVSVFSRYAAPYTEELRPAVEMMLNKRVVIKVVPDRIVSWDHRKLGLPSTRPN
- a CDS encoding SDR family NAD(P)-dependent oxidoreductase translates to MTRTDDSEVPDYPARFRLDGRGVVLLGAGQGIGRQTAHALAQCGARVFAVDRDPDLAADIAEEVDGIAWSGDATSRADATRMWADVEARLGRAHAIVDIIGMSRYADLLSITDEDWTWHQDVVLRHALLALQLGGAHLAAHGGGAITFVASVSGLTGAPMHAAYGAAKAGLISLVRSAAVELGPRGIRVNAVAPGVVWTPRVSAYLGEPGRKANSANAPLNDVALPADIAGPLLFLTTDLSRYLSGQVLTVDGAVSAKFPYPLPDMDVAPH
- a CDS encoding crotonase/enoyl-CoA hydratase family protein; amino-acid sequence: MSEPHALVERDGPVLVITMNRPEARNAVTGEMVEILEAAWDEVNDNPEIRVAILTGAGGAFCAGADLKAMSRRAPGDAFKGGEGRPAMDMSVMKWCLKGFTLTKPLIAAIEGPAIAGGTEILQATDIRVAGESARFGVSEVRWGLFPLGGSAVRLRRQIPYTVAADLLLTGRHIKAPEAKELGLIGHVVPDGGALGKAKEIAHQIAANGPLAVQAVLRVLRETDQLTEEDAFKLESQIGMRVFMSDDAKIGPRAFAEKKTPEFKGT
- a CDS encoding acyl-CoA dehydrogenase family protein, with translation MDFGYTEEQQDLVGLAGRILGERVTHEALTALDRRVEQDGAPRLDRELWAELAKANLLGIGLPEEFGGSGYGVFEQCLILEQIGRTLAPVPFGPSIAVAAALLSRLGTDEQKTAWLPGAVDGSRILTYALAEPYGRDGAAPATKAVCTDGVWHLDGVKTGVPAATVADLILVSADLGEGHAGVFLVDPKAPGVRIEAQLTTAKEIAGLVTLERASGTALGGPDAAVNLRELATLALCATQLGVTEKAMRETAKYASERVQFKRPIGSFQAVGHRLADAYIDVEAIRLTTWQAAWRVAEGLDPAEAIATAKFWAADGGHRVAHAAVHVHGGMGVAEEHFVHRYFNHAKQLELSLGGATEQALRIGAGFAATPAGEFA